In the genome of Populus nigra chromosome 19, ddPopNigr1.1, whole genome shotgun sequence, the window GGGGCATCGAGTCCTGTGGATAATCATCGAAGATCATAGAACATGGCAATATAAATCTTCCAGCATGAGCATTTAGTCCTTTAAGATCAACTCAAGCTTCATATTTTTGACCTAATGTGCTTGCTTGCTTTTGTGGGTCTAAAAATGTCGgttcattttgaaattttaaaatggtgGACCAATAGCTTTAGATGCTTGGGAAAATTGTCTGCCTTTTCAGTCACAGGAAATATCTTGTAAATACAAAATTTTCTAGCAGAATAATCACTGGCAGTCAGGTGCACGTGCAATTAATAGGTCCCATATGCCAAATCCATTCATTGGATAAATGCTAATCAACTGCTGATAATATTGAACCTGTATGTCACCAAATCTTCAAGCTTAATGCCATATTACCATTAGCCTTTTCACCATCAATGGTTAAAGATACATACTAATATGATCAGATGATGTATACTAATACCatcaattataagaaaaatcagGTGAGTCCAGAAGTCATCTGGTAGTGTACCCTATTGCTTAGTTATACAGACAACTTCCATTTTCTGGTTTCTTTTCTGGATTGATTCTGAAAAATGAACTTCAAAAAACAGGTCTTGCTGGAATATTGTTCCTTAATTTATGGGTTTATAGATAATCAAGAAAGTAGTTTTGTTTTCTGTAATGAATTTAGTTCATTTGGAAGTATTATTTTACACTAGAAACCTTATAAGTAACATTTTCCCctaatcaattttttactttgatcaGTACCAAAGTGGCGGCCTGTGCTAAGCACTTCGTGGGAGATGGTGGCACAACAAAGGGCATTGATGAGAACAATACTGTAATCAGTATGAATGGATTGCTCAATATTCACATGCCAGCATATTATAATGCCATCAGCAAGGGTGTTGCTACAGTTATGGTGTCTTACTCGAGCTGGAATGGGAAGAGGATGCATATTAATCGTGATCTTGTTACCGGATTCCTCAAGAACAAGATGAAGTTCAGGGTAGAACAGCTATTAAAATGTCCATTTTTTTCTCGAGATGGTTCTGGACATTCCAGACATAACTTGTTTCGATATGTTTTCTCAGGGATTCGTGATATCAGACTGGCAGGGTATTGACAGGGTTACCTCTCCTCCACATGCTAATTATTCCTCTTCTGTGCATGCAGGAGTTGATGCTGGAATTGACATGGTTAGTCAAACTTTACTGTGatctagaaaataattatttcagcATCACACAATGCAGTAAATGAGTTGAAAATTGAATCCAAAGGATGTTCGATGAGCAGAAGCTTTAAGTttcttatttgctttttccttgtTTCCTTGCTAATGGGTGTCTTTTGTTTGCAGATTATGGTTCCATTTAACTTCACAGAGTTCATTGATGATCTAACTTATCAAGTGAAAAATAACATTATCCCCATGAGCAGGATTAATGATGCCGTACAAAGAATTTTAAGGGTTAAGTTTGTCATGGGTCTCTTTGAGAAACCATTGGCTGATCTCAGCATGGCCAACCAACTTGGCAGTCAGGTTTGCCTATTCAATCTTCATTCTTTAAAGGCTTGTACATTTCATCTGTCCTTGTAATATGGTGAAATTATGGCAAAATTCTGTATCTGTTGATCACATGAAGTTCACTAAACAGGAACATAGAGAATTAGCGAGAGAAGCTGTGAGGAAATCACTTGTTCTGCTAAAGAATGGCAAGTACAGTACTGCTAAGCCATTTCTACCACTTCCTAAGAAAGCGCCAAAGATACTAGTTGCAGGAAGCCATGCTGACAACTTGGGCTACCAATGTGGAGGCTGGACAATCACATGGCAGGGTCTTGGTGGCAATGATCTCACAACTGGTATGTTTCTCTTATTACTCATAGGCACTGAAAGACTTGCCAGGAAAACCGACTTTGTTGCAAACCCTGAAACAGTTCCAATTATTTGAGATTCCCAAATGGTTTATTGGAAGGAATTAATTAGTGAGTTTCCACCATATTTTATTATCAAGCAGCACACGCCGTCGTCAAGGGATCCTAATTTTACTTCCTTACACGTAGATAACAGCTAAAATGTATTAAGGCTCACCGATGGTTAGGAGAGATGTCACCATTTTCTAGAAATTTTAGCagaattaatcttttttctccTTGTGTTATTATAATGTTTGTAATGAATTACCATCTTGGTAAACAGGTACCACAATCCTCAATGCAGTGAAGAATACAGTTGATCCTACCACCCAAGTCGTCTACAATGAGAATCCAGATGCAAACTTTGTCAGCTCCAACAAATTCTCCTATGCTATAGTTGTCGTTGGTGAGCCACCATACGCTGAAATGTATGGTGATAGCTCCAATCTAACTATATCTGAACCTGGCCCTAGTACCATCAACAATGTGTGTGGAGCTGTCAAATGTGTCGTCATCGTTATATCTGGCCGCCCTGTTGTGATCCAGCCCtatcttgaaaaaatagatgctcTTGTTGCTGCTTGGCTTCCAGGAACAGAAGGCCAAGGTGTTGTTGACAATCTTTTTGGTGACTATGGGTTCACTGGCAAGCTTGCACGAACATGGTTCAAGACAGTTGACCAGCTTCCAATGAACGTTGGCGATCCACATTATGATCCTCTATTTCCATTTGGGTTTGGTATCACAACTAAACCTGCCAAACACTAGAAAAATTCGCCAATTTCTGAGTGATGTCCTGCATTATTCACATCTTGTCCCACTCCTTcgtggtaaaaaaaaacttgaggctATTTCCCCTCTCCATGAGGAGTTCTATAGAGTGTTAAGAAAGAATAGAGACAAGGTGCATGGCTGCTCCAAGCTGTAAGATTCTAAAACCTTTTTGGGTTTTAATGACTAGCATCGTATCTTCAAAATGATCCAAGGTCCAGGTTGTGAAGTGATCAATTCAATCTTTTAATCAATACAGAGGATTAATGTTCCAATACAAAAGAAATACAAACTTATTTGAttgatatataataaatttaaacgattttattctttcaaaacaaaattaaaattatgtacATTAAAACGAAAGAGATTCTATGAGATTAATCATCTTATTaaactaaatgtttttttatttatcacggtgtttttattcataattatctaaaaatataagtgTGTGATTTCTTGCATGAAAATATGGACGGTTTAAATCCACTATCACACTCATGATTTAACACAATCCAATAGAATTGGAGTCAAAATCAATCATCAAAACTATCCGAATTCTGCTAGAAAAAAGTGTCACAATCACTCACAAAGTGTGACACCACTACTATTATAAAACCAAACACTCACTCCCCATGTATTTGTTTCAGTCAACAAATTATGGGTTCACCTCTGTCACTCTTACTAGGTTCTGGACGTGATCAGGTAAGCACTAGTTGATATTGTTACAAGAGGTACGAGGATGTTGTTCATGTTCATGTGAAATAGttcgttttatttttaatcaattctctctctctctctatatatatatatgtgtgagtgtgtgtgtgaaatagttgattttatttttaattaattccatatgtgtatatatgttttgatagTTTTGAAGTCTCAAAGAGTTTCTTCAAAGACAAGAAGATGTCAAGGATTCCAATCCTTATAGTGGGATTTCTCCTGTTATGCTGTC includes:
- the LOC133680046 gene encoding uncharacterized protein LOC133680046 codes for the protein MGRLSRPILGFLLLCCLIVAGEAEYLKYKDPKIPIGARIKDLMKRMTLEEKIGQMVQIERTVATPDVMKQYFIGSVLSGGGSVPGPKASAEAWVNLVNGIQKASLSTRLGIPMIYGIDAVHGHNNVYNATIFPHNVGLGVTRDPQLVKKIGEATALEVRATGIPYAFAPCIAVCRDPRWGRCYESYSEDHRIVQLMTEIIPGLQGELPANSKKGVPFVAPGNTKVAACAKHFVGDGGTTKGIDENNTVISMNGLLNIHMPAYYNAISKGVATVMVSYSSWNGKRMHINRDLVTGFLKNKMKFRGFVISDWQGIDRVTSPPHANYSSSVHAGVDAGIDMIMVPFNFTEFIDDLTYQVKNNIIPMSRINDAVQRILRVKFVMGLFEKPLADLSMANQLGSQEHRELAREAVRKSLVLLKNGKYSTAKPFLPLPKKAPKILVAGSHADNLGYQCGGWTITWQGLGGNDLTTGTTILNAVKNTVDPTTQVVYNENPDANFVSSNKFSYAIVVVGEPPYAEMYGDSSNLTISEPGPSTINNVCGAVKCVVIVISGRPVVIQPYLEKIDALVAAWLPGTEGQGVVDNLFGDYGFTGKLARTWFKTVDQLPMNVGDPHYDPLFPFGFGITTKPAKH